DNA from Etheostoma spectabile isolate EspeVRDwgs_2016 unplaced genomic scaffold, UIUC_Espe_1.0 scaffold00006399, whole genome shotgun sequence:
ACAGCTAGTTAAATCCACTGTATTATTAACAATATTCAGTATGATTTAACTTAATAAGAGGACAACTCGGTCATTTAGTAAACTGGGGCGCCGTCTCCAGACCCTCTGATTCTATGAGGAGTTTACCTCCTAAAAGCTGAAGTCAGCAGAGTTTTAAATGAGAAATGAGCTCTGTTGTCAACAAGTGTTGCTGTGTGTTATCACATACTTTTTCTTCATACTTTTACTACAAACTGCAGCTGCTCTTCCTCTACAAAGTGTGTACTGTTGCCTGCAGTCCAGTCTGCGTAGGATCGGGGCGTGGGAGATTGCACCTTTGACCGTCTTGCTCAGATATGCTGCACAGAGGATTGTGGGTCAGAAATCATGCTGGCTTGTATACTGCCAATGTGACTGGATGCATGACATATGTTTGACATAGTTACGATGCATTGGCTACTAAAGTCATACTACTATGTATTGGTTTAACACACCCAGTTGTCCTCAATAATAGTAGTATCCTGGTATGTAACACACCCAGCTCCTCTCTCAAAACTCCGCTCCCCTTCAGAGCTACAGTTTGCAGATGGGTGGAGCAGCATGCTGGGGAAGTACAACAGCGTATCACATGATGTTTTTACATCAGAGCTCAGACTAGTCTCACTTCTCAGGAAGTGAGACTCAGACAGTCGTTGTCACTGAGCGAGAGGTGAGATGGCGCAGAGAGGAGTTCAGCTGGACCGGGAAACCTTCTCTTGTTCCATCTGTCTGGATCTACTGAAGGATCCGGTGACTACTCCCTGTGGACACAGCTACTGCATgaactgtattaaaagccaCTGGGATGGAGAGGATGGTAAGTACAGCTACAGCTGTCCTCAGTGCAGGAAGACGTTCACACCGAGGCCTGTCCTGCTGAAAAACACCATGTTAGCAGATTTagtggaggagctgaagaagaCTGGACTCCAAGCTGCTCCTGCTGATCACTGCTATGCTGGAGCTGAAGATGTGGCCTGTGATGTCTGCACCGGGAGGAAACTCAAAGCCATCAAGTCCTGTCTGATCTGCCTGGTCTCTTACTGTGAGAAACACCTTCAGCCTCATTATGAATCCCCTGCTTTCAAGAAACACAAGCTGGTGGAGCCGTCCAAGAAGCTCCAGGAGAACGTCTGCTCTCGTCATGATGAGGTGATGAAGATGTTCTGCCGTACTGATCAGCAGCTTATctgttatctctgctctgtggatGAACATAAAGGCCACGACACAGtctcagctgcagcagagagagctgagaggcagagagagctcGAGGGGAGTCGACTCAACATCCAGCAGAGAatccaggacagagagaaagatgtgaagCTGCTTCAACAGCAGGCGGAGGCCATCAATCTCTCTGCTGATGAAGCAGTGGAGGACAGCGAGAAGATCTTCACTGAGCTGATCCGTCTCCTGGAGAAAAGAAGCTCTGATGTGAAGCAGCAGGTCAGATCCCAGCAGGAAAGGGAAGTGAGTCGAGTCCGAGAGCTTcaggagaagctggagcaggagaTCACTGAGCTGAAGAGGAAAGACGCTGAGCTGAAgaagctctcacacacagaggacCACAACCAGTTTCTACACAACTACCCCTCACTGGCACcactcagccaatcagcatccaGCATCCAGATCCGTCCTCTGAGCGGCTTTGAGGACGTGACAGCGGCCgtgtcagagctcagagataaACTACAGGATGTCctgagagagaagaggacaaCCGTCTCACTGACAGGGACTGAAGTGGACGTTTTACTGCCTCAACCAGAGCCCAAGACCAGAGCTGGATTCTTACAATATTCACGTGAAATCACACTGGATCCAAACACAGCATACACACAGCTGTTATTATCTGAGGGGAACAGGAAAGCAACGTTAATGAGTCAACATCAGTCTTATTCTAGTCACCCAGACAGATTCACTGACTGGTGGTTTCAGGTCCTGAGTAGAGAGAGTCTGACTGGACGttgttactgggaggtggagATGAGAGGAGGAGTTTCTGTAGCAGTCGCATACAAGAACAtcaggagagaggggaggtCGGGTGAATGTGGATTTGGACGAAATGACAAATCTTGGGCGTTATATTGTAACAACAACAGTTATACATTTTGGTCCAACAAAGTCCAAACTCCCGTCTCAGGTCCTGGGTCCTCCAGAGTAGGAGTGTACCTGGATCACAGTGCAGGTATTCTGTCCTTCTACAGCGTCTCTGGAACCatgactctcctccacagagtccagaccaCGTTCACTCAGCCCCTCTATGCTGGACTTTGGGTTGCAGACTCTGCTGAGTTGTGTAAAGTGAAATAGACAGACGTCATTTAAGGGTTAAATTCTGAGTTTTAACTCTTCGTCCTCTTCAGGGTTCAAGGGTTGCCCAATGGCCCGGGGCAGATAAAACGCCCCGTGGGGTAAATAGATATATCAAGCCATAGAAGACGTCATCGTTCTCTCGAGAACGCTCGTAGATTTCCATCAGGAACGGAGGTGGTGCTCCACATGAgatgtttattttcaaaaaaaggtttttacactttttcttacttaaagcgcccatatgtTGCTAATGTTctggttcataactgtattttgaggttggacCAGAATAGGTTTTCATGGGTTTAATTTCCAAAAATCACCATATTTTGGTCCCACTACTAGTCACGGAGCGTTGTCAACATATCAACGCAAAATACATCCAGACGTGTGTAACGACCAGGAATGCTGTGGACGTGTTTTCAAAGAGATTTGCAGCGCGGTTTTCAccaaatctgcaaaaaaaactctgtAAAATATCCCGGagactttaaccctcgtgttgtcttcccgtcaaaattgaaaatcaacactttttatcgatgtttttaactttttcttccgtttttgttccttttttcaacacttttgacgcttttttcctATGTTGGTTaatttcaacactacgtaacactaactcgttaacttcagttttacagttattttgggaatttgtggtcaataaacctcatttataggaaattatacctaatgtttgagttagaaaagcagaaattaggaattattgagattaaaattaaaggaatggatgttgatgataatcacagactggaatatgtcaacttttactcaacactatttcaacaacacttcaatttgttttacaatgctataaaattgaataaccccccccccccactctgacatgtCTCCATTAgagcatgtataggacctgagcatgtgtgtgtacttcaggcctgtgtgtagtgtgtaataacaacagagtgtacattgtaatttccccataggggatcaataaagagaagaatTTATGAAATTTATTGTAAGCCCAGTTTATTATGTAACtctattttttgtgatgaaattgtgatttttttaatgtactttttttttaaatatatatatata
Protein-coding regions in this window:
- the LOC116678057 gene encoding tripartite motif-containing protein 16-like; the protein is MAQRGVQLDRETFSCSICLDLLKDPVTTPCGHSYCMNCIKSHWDGEDGKYSYSCPQCRKTFTPRPVLLKNTMLADLVEELKKTGLQAAPADHCYAGAEDVACDVCTGRKLKAIKSCLICLVSYCEKHLQPHYESPAFKKHKLVEPSKKLQENVCSRHDEVMKMFCRTDQQLICYLCSVDEHKGHDTVSAAAERAERQRELEGSRLNIQQRIQDREKDVKLLQQQAEAINLSADEAVEDSEKIFTELIRLLEKRSSDVKQQVRSQQEREVSRVRELQEKLEQEITELKRKDAELKKLSHTEDHNQFLHNYPSLAPLSQSASSIQIRPLSGFEDVTAAVSELRDKLQDVLREKRTTVSLTGTEVDVLLPQPEPKTRAGFLQYSREITLDPNTAYTQLLLSEGNRKATLMSQHQSYSSHPDRFTDWWFQVLSRESLTGRCYWEVEMRGGVSVAVAYKNIRREGRSGECGFGRNDKSWALYCNNNSYTFWSNKVQTPVSGPGSSRVGVYLDHSAGILSFYSVSGTMTLLHRVQTTFTQPLYAGLWVADSAELCKVK